From Nocardioides daedukensis, the proteins below share one genomic window:
- a CDS encoding pyruvate, water dikinase regulatory protein — translation METGTGTGAGASTVGDGVVPVFFLSDSTGISAETMGNALLIQFPDLRFNRTVIPFIASVEEAREVVVRLDRALAESPRTPLVFVTAASDEVRLELRRTRCPVIDFFDLHMRSVESILETPAVRSPARLHGVGDIKRYNSRMQAIEYTIEHDDGQSVRGLDKADVILLAPSRCGKTPTSMYLALQHGLFVANYPIVEEDLAVAELPRPVRDLRERCFGLITSPQRLAAIRQERRPDSRYASLEQCTFELRRTAEMFKRHALPVVDSSTISVEEISTIILQRLKKMKPPPALPDPSTSLPRSPR, via the coding sequence GTGGAAACTGGGACTGGCACTGGGGCAGGGGCGAGCACTGTCGGCGACGGCGTGGTGCCGGTCTTCTTCCTGTCCGACAGCACCGGCATCAGCGCCGAGACGATGGGCAACGCGCTGCTGATCCAGTTCCCGGACCTGCGCTTCAACCGCACCGTGATCCCGTTCATCGCTTCGGTCGAGGAAGCCCGTGAGGTGGTCGTCCGCCTCGACCGCGCCCTGGCCGAGAGCCCGCGCACGCCCCTGGTGTTCGTCACCGCCGCGAGCGACGAGGTGCGCCTGGAGCTGCGGCGTACCCGCTGCCCGGTGATCGACTTCTTCGACCTGCACATGCGCTCGGTCGAGTCGATCCTGGAGACGCCGGCGGTCCGCTCGCCCGCCCGACTGCACGGCGTCGGTGACATCAAGCGCTACAACAGCCGGATGCAGGCCATCGAGTACACGATCGAGCACGACGACGGGCAGAGCGTGCGCGGTCTGGACAAGGCCGACGTCATCCTGCTGGCCCCGTCACGCTGCGGCAAGACGCCCACCTCGATGTACCTCGCCCTCCAGCACGGACTCTTCGTGGCCAACTATCCGATCGTGGAGGAGGACCTGGCCGTGGCCGAGCTGCCGCGACCGGTCCGGGACCTGCGCGAGCGCTGCTTCGGGCTGATCACCTCGCCCCAGCGACTGGCTGCGATCCGCCAGGAACGCCGGCCGGACTCGCGCTATGCCTCGCTCGAGCAGTGCACCTTCGAGCTGCGCCGCACCGCGGAGATGTTCAAGCGCCACGCACTGCCGGTCGTCGACTCCTCGACGATCTCCGTGGAGGAGATCTCGACGATCATCCTGCAGCGACTCAAGAAGATGAAGCCACCCCCGGCGCTTCCCGACCCCAGCACGTCCCTCCCAAGGAGCCCTCGATGA
- a CDS encoding acyl-CoA dehydrogenase family protein: MISIEPAEIDAVRSVAADFFDRYRVVLDDDDVPRYDRSVWSRACSDLGVGAIVEPEEDGGVGGGAAMLSAVLVEAGRTLSPLPLLSSAVRAQTAIRVLATPAARAELLPSLLTGEVIATLAPRDGTVASIEAVHVGTQDPGDGWTLSGSVGRVLDGLGADLILVTASVGHEVGLFVVEGHVDRVAQETVDVTRQFARLSFSSTPARLIGTADQSALAAIDHWTTLALAADQVGGAQACLDLTVDYLRTRVQFGRVLGSFQSLKHQCADLALRVDEARSALAHLVWALDESPAHAPEAAAIAAVTASNAYVTCADETVHLHGGIGFTWEHDAHRYVRRALTDRSAFHSVRAAREAVLTACGI, translated from the coding sequence ATGATCAGCATCGAGCCCGCGGAGATCGACGCGGTCCGCTCCGTCGCGGCCGACTTCTTCGACCGCTACCGGGTCGTTCTCGACGACGACGACGTGCCCCGCTACGACCGGTCCGTCTGGTCGAGGGCCTGCTCCGACCTCGGCGTCGGTGCAATCGTCGAGCCCGAGGAGGACGGCGGCGTGGGAGGAGGCGCGGCGATGCTGTCGGCCGTGCTGGTCGAGGCCGGCCGGACCCTCAGCCCGTTACCCCTGCTCAGTTCGGCCGTACGTGCCCAGACCGCGATCCGGGTCCTGGCGACGCCGGCGGCGCGCGCCGAGCTGCTCCCGTCTCTCCTGACCGGAGAGGTCATCGCGACGCTCGCACCCCGGGACGGCACCGTCGCGTCGATCGAAGCCGTGCACGTCGGAACGCAGGACCCCGGTGACGGATGGACGCTGTCGGGCTCGGTCGGTCGGGTGCTCGACGGACTTGGTGCCGACCTCATCCTGGTCACCGCCTCGGTGGGTCACGAGGTCGGACTCTTCGTGGTCGAGGGTCACGTGGATCGCGTGGCGCAGGAGACGGTCGACGTGACGCGGCAGTTCGCTCGCCTCAGCTTCTCCTCCACCCCGGCCAGGCTGATCGGCACCGCCGATCAGTCCGCGCTGGCCGCGATCGATCACTGGACGACGCTCGCCCTGGCCGCAGACCAGGTGGGCGGCGCGCAAGCCTGCCTCGACCTGACCGTCGACTACCTTCGGACCCGCGTCCAGTTCGGCCGTGTGCTGGGCTCGTTCCAGTCGCTCAAGCATCAGTGCGCCGACCTCGCTCTGCGGGTCGATGAGGCGCGATCGGCGCTTGCGCACCTCGTCTGGGCGCTCGACGAGTCCCCGGCCCACGCGCCCGAGGCGGCGGCCATCGCGGCGGTGACCGCGTCGAACGCCTACGTGACCTGCGCCGACGAGACCGTGCACCTGCACGGTGGAATCGGGTTCACGTGGGAGCACGACGCACACCGATACGTACGTCGCGCCCTCACCGACAGGTCGGCCTTCCACTCCGTGCGTGCGGCGCGCGAAGCGGTGCTGACTGCCTGCGGAATCTGA
- a CDS encoding SDR family NAD(P)-dependent oxidoreductase produces the protein MTSTLSGKVALVTGATRGLGRAIAEGLAREGVKVVVSSRKPEACAAVAAEITELTGARTMALPLHVGRWDDIAPAVARIESELGPLDILVNNAGIAPLAPDPLELTEALYDKTMEVNLKGPFRLMAVVGAQMARTGGGSIINISSIGSQRPSAGEATYSAAKAGLNALTQAFAQAYAPEVRVNCVMPGAFATDMSSGWDDHFIGLVTDGLPAGRLGVPKELVGMVAHLAGDASSYTTGAVIPVDGGRLAVY, from the coding sequence ATGACTTCGACCCTCAGCGGCAAGGTGGCACTGGTCACCGGAGCGACCCGCGGGCTGGGTCGGGCGATCGCAGAAGGCCTGGCGCGGGAAGGGGTCAAGGTCGTCGTCTCGAGCCGAAAGCCGGAGGCGTGTGCTGCCGTGGCAGCGGAGATCACGGAGCTCACCGGCGCCCGGACGATGGCGCTGCCGCTGCACGTCGGACGCTGGGATGACATCGCACCCGCCGTCGCGCGCATCGAGTCCGAGCTCGGGCCACTCGACATCCTGGTGAACAACGCGGGCATCGCCCCGTTGGCACCGGACCCCCTCGAGCTCACCGAGGCTCTCTATGACAAGACCATGGAGGTCAACCTCAAGGGCCCCTTCCGGTTAATGGCCGTCGTCGGGGCCCAGATGGCCCGGACGGGGGGTGGGTCGATCATCAACATCTCGAGCATCGGTTCGCAACGCCCCAGCGCCGGCGAGGCGACGTACTCCGCGGCGAAGGCTGGCCTGAACGCTCTGACCCAGGCCTTCGCCCAGGCCTACGCCCCTGAAGTCAGGGTCAACTGCGTCATGCCGGGTGCCTTCGCCACCGACATGTCGAGCGGGTGGGACGACCACTTCATCGGTCTGGTCACCGACGGACTGCCGGCCGGACGTCTCGGCGTGCCGAAGGAGCTCGTCGGAATGGTCGCCCACCTTGCTGGCGACGCCAGCTCCTACACGACAGGCGCCGTGATCCCCGTCGATGGCGGCCGGCTGGCGGTCTACTGA
- a CDS encoding phosphotransferase family protein, translated as MSGTAADQGVEATTETAPVRAGEELDWPRLESFLREHVDGLEGEFSVLQFPRGSANLTYQVTIGDTRLVVRRPPLGQVAPGAHDMVREHRVLSRLHAEYDRAPRALALCEDVDVIGAPFLVSEYRSGVVIWGEIPESMTHRPDAGRAVGFAVVEALADLHEVDAESVGLGDLGRPGGYLGRQVDGWLKRWSAVAEEGKDVLTVVGARLRELLPDRASGAIIHNDFKIDNCQFTPGDPDRVTSVFDWDMTTLGDPLADVGTLLNYWPEDGVEAAIAVPGLDRLGLPSKAELVERYAQRRGLDLSREDLLWYEALGCWKTAVIMQQLYMRWVRGESTDPRMAERGGPVVSLAERALNLLDGVQPHGRNLS; from the coding sequence ATGAGCGGGACTGCCGCCGACCAGGGTGTCGAGGCCACGACCGAGACCGCGCCGGTCCGGGCGGGTGAAGAGCTCGACTGGCCCCGGTTGGAGTCGTTCCTCCGTGAGCACGTGGACGGACTCGAGGGTGAATTCTCGGTGCTGCAGTTCCCGCGTGGTTCGGCCAACCTGACCTATCAGGTGACGATCGGCGACACGCGCCTCGTCGTACGCCGTCCGCCGCTCGGACAGGTCGCTCCCGGGGCGCATGACATGGTGCGTGAGCACCGCGTGCTGTCCAGGCTGCACGCAGAGTATGACCGTGCGCCGAGAGCCCTCGCCCTGTGCGAGGACGTGGATGTCATCGGCGCTCCCTTCCTGGTCTCGGAATATCGCAGTGGAGTGGTGATCTGGGGCGAGATCCCCGAGAGCATGACGCACCGCCCTGATGCCGGACGAGCCGTCGGGTTCGCCGTCGTCGAGGCCCTGGCCGACCTGCACGAGGTTGACGCTGAGTCGGTCGGACTCGGAGATCTCGGGCGCCCCGGTGGCTATCTGGGACGACAGGTGGACGGCTGGCTGAAGCGTTGGTCTGCGGTCGCCGAGGAGGGCAAGGACGTCCTAACCGTCGTGGGAGCCAGGCTCCGCGAACTGCTGCCCGACCGCGCTTCGGGCGCGATCATCCACAATGACTTCAAGATCGACAACTGCCAGTTCACGCCGGGCGACCCGGACCGGGTGACGTCGGTGTTCGACTGGGACATGACCACGTTGGGTGACCCGCTGGCCGACGTCGGCACCCTTCTCAACTACTGGCCCGAGGACGGTGTCGAAGCGGCGATCGCGGTCCCGGGTCTCGACCGTCTCGGTCTGCCGAGCAAGGCAGAGCTCGTCGAGCGCTATGCCCAGCGCCGCGGTCTCGACCTGAGCCGTGAAGACCTGCTCTGGTATGAGGCCCTCGGCTGCTGGAAGACCGCGGTCATCATGCAACAGCTCTACATGCGCTGGGTGCGGGGCGAGTCGACCGATCCGCGCATGGCCGAGCGCGGCGGCCCCGTCGTCTCTTTGGCCGAGCGTGCCCTGAACCTGCTGGACGGTGTCCAGCCCCACGGAAGGAATCTGTCATGA
- a CDS encoding aldehyde dehydrogenase family protein codes for MTTEVSPTLSHVSAQTESYLKDKFFGHVIDGAVVESIGGGTMPVIDPSTGIQIATAASGETADVDRVVTSSRRAFDEGTWRNLAPLEKEHRLHRLARLIDENRTVFGDLDAIDAGLLRTYTAFLEDFGVNATSYFAGWPSKLHGSIPPVPTGMNVQHRRVPRGVVGLIVPWNGPTAVVAMAAAALAAGNSVILKAAENTPMSAVLMAELAFEAGIPAGAFNVLQGTGQAVGSALVEHPGTDFISFTGSAATGRAIQSTAARSLTPVALELGGKSPFIVFDDAEIASTAAAATAAVWSGQGQICTAGSRVLVQRSIHDEFVAAMVDASRSVTVGHVFDASATLGPLVSQTQLDRVAAYVDLGRSEGVQVALDGGVTGDGGFFHEPVIFTDVRNEMRIAQEEIFGPVMSVIPFDDEADALRIANDVDYGLAAGIFTNDLRRSQRMTDGLDVGTVWVNTYQAGYPTVSYGGVKQSGYGRTLGEEMVHELTHIKSVWIAQ; via the coding sequence ATGACCACCGAAGTCTCACCCACTCTGTCCCACGTCTCAGCCCAGACGGAGTCCTACCTGAAGGACAAGTTCTTCGGCCACGTGATCGACGGCGCAGTCGTTGAGTCGATTGGTGGCGGCACCATGCCGGTCATCGATCCCTCCACGGGGATCCAGATCGCCACCGCTGCCAGCGGTGAGACCGCCGACGTCGACCGTGTGGTGACCAGCTCGCGTCGGGCCTTCGACGAGGGCACCTGGCGCAACCTCGCACCACTGGAGAAGGAGCACCGTCTGCATCGTCTCGCGCGGCTCATCGACGAGAACCGCACGGTCTTTGGCGACCTGGACGCCATCGATGCCGGCCTGCTTCGCACCTATACGGCGTTCCTCGAGGACTTCGGCGTCAACGCGACGTCTTACTTCGCGGGGTGGCCGAGCAAGCTGCACGGCTCCATCCCGCCGGTGCCGACAGGGATGAACGTGCAGCACCGTCGGGTGCCGCGTGGTGTGGTCGGTCTCATCGTTCCGTGGAACGGCCCCACTGCGGTGGTGGCGATGGCAGCCGCCGCCCTCGCCGCCGGCAACTCCGTGATCCTCAAGGCCGCGGAGAACACGCCAATGAGCGCCGTACTCATGGCAGAACTGGCCTTCGAGGCCGGAATCCCGGCGGGTGCCTTCAACGTCCTCCAGGGCACCGGTCAGGCGGTGGGCTCGGCGCTCGTCGAACATCCCGGCACCGACTTCATCAGCTTCACGGGGTCTGCAGCCACCGGGCGCGCGATCCAGAGCACCGCGGCCAGGAGCCTGACGCCCGTCGCTCTCGAGCTCGGCGGCAAGAGCCCGTTCATCGTGTTCGACGACGCGGAGATCGCGTCGACCGCAGCGGCCGCCACGGCGGCGGTCTGGAGCGGTCAGGGCCAGATCTGCACCGCCGGGTCGCGCGTGCTGGTCCAGCGGTCGATCCACGACGAGTTCGTGGCAGCAATGGTCGACGCGAGCCGCTCGGTCACGGTGGGACACGTCTTCGACGCATCGGCCACGCTGGGACCGCTCGTCTCCCAGACACAGTTGGACCGCGTTGCGGCCTATGTCGACCTCGGCCGCTCCGAGGGCGTGCAGGTCGCACTCGACGGCGGCGTCACCGGCGACGGTGGCTTCTTCCACGAACCCGTCATCTTCACCGACGTCCGCAACGAGATGCGCATCGCCCAGGAGGAGATCTTCGGGCCGGTCATGTCAGTCATCCCGTTCGACGACGAGGCCGACGCGCTCCGGATCGCCAACGACGTCGACTATGGCCTCGCTGCCGGCATCTTCACCAACGACCTGCGCCGCAGCCAACGGATGACCGATGGACTCGATGTGGGCACGGTCTGGGTCAACACCTACCAGGCGGGCTACCCGACGGTCTCCTACGGCGGGGTCAAGCAGTCTGGCTATGGCCGCACCCTTGGCGAGGAGATGGTGCACGAGCTCACGCACATCAAGAGCGTCTGGATCGCCCAGTGA
- a CDS encoding AMP-binding protein, translating to MSILMLLTMAVELDPDRVAVTSGDEQLTYGALLERSLATGELLRRDGADHMALLDLNTTAFPVALFGAAAAGVPLAPLNYRLAEDRLTEAVSRLSPVALFRGAGIANTVGLGPADVLHSTVDLLAAGLDSGPAAESDLADSESPAVLLFTSGTTGTPKIAILRHRHLFSYVTSTVEFGHAGPEEAIMVSVPNYHIAGISSVLGSVFAGRRIVQLPSFTPEAWVAAAAREAVTHAMVVPTMLGRILDVLEKTGDRLPALRHLSYGGGRMPVEVVERAVRMLPHVDFVNAYGLTETSSTVTILGPDDHREALASDDPAVRGRLGSVGRPVPSIELEIRGDDGRVVGPDEIGEVYVRGDQVSGEYTSHSILDADGWYATRDQGRLDSDGFLYLRGRADDIIVRGGENISPEEVEDVLTSHPRVRAAAVVGVPDVEWGERVEAVVVVADDLPTDGGPAGQELTDELAGWVRERLRSTRVPAAFHLWGELPFNETGKLLRRSVRADLSARADIA from the coding sequence GTGAGCATCCTGATGCTGTTGACCATGGCGGTCGAGCTCGACCCGGATCGTGTCGCGGTCACCTCGGGCGACGAGCAACTCACCTACGGAGCACTGCTCGAGCGCTCCCTCGCCACCGGGGAGCTGCTGCGTCGTGACGGCGCCGACCACATGGCACTGCTCGACCTGAACACGACAGCGTTTCCGGTTGCGCTCTTCGGTGCCGCTGCTGCCGGAGTGCCCCTGGCGCCACTCAACTACCGTCTGGCCGAGGATCGCCTCACCGAGGCAGTCTCCAGGCTCAGCCCGGTCGCGCTGTTCCGGGGCGCCGGGATCGCCAACACGGTCGGACTGGGACCGGCCGATGTGCTGCACTCGACCGTTGACCTCCTCGCGGCCGGGCTCGATTCGGGTCCCGCTGCCGAATCGGATCTGGCCGACAGCGAGTCGCCCGCCGTGCTCCTGTTCACCAGTGGCACGACCGGCACGCCGAAGATCGCGATCCTGCGTCATCGCCACCTGTTCTCCTACGTCACCTCGACCGTCGAGTTCGGTCACGCCGGACCCGAGGAGGCCATCATGGTCTCGGTCCCGAACTACCACATCGCGGGGATCAGCTCGGTCCTCGGCTCGGTCTTCGCAGGCCGCCGCATCGTGCAACTGCCGAGCTTCACCCCCGAGGCCTGGGTAGCCGCTGCCGCTCGTGAGGCCGTGACGCACGCGATGGTCGTGCCGACCATGCTCGGGCGCATCCTCGACGTCCTGGAGAAGACCGGTGACCGGCTGCCCGCACTCAGGCACCTGTCCTACGGAGGAGGCCGGATGCCGGTGGAGGTGGTCGAGAGAGCGGTGCGCATGTTGCCGCACGTCGACTTCGTCAACGCCTACGGACTCACCGAGACCAGTTCGACCGTGACGATCCTCGGACCCGACGACCACCGCGAGGCGCTGGCCAGCGACGACCCGGCTGTTCGCGGACGGCTCGGCTCCGTGGGACGGCCTGTGCCGAGCATCGAGCTCGAGATCCGCGGCGACGACGGCCGCGTGGTCGGGCCCGACGAGATCGGCGAGGTCTATGTCCGCGGCGACCAGGTCTCCGGTGAGTACACCTCACACAGCATTCTCGACGCCGACGGCTGGTATGCCACGCGGGACCAGGGACGTCTCGACAGCGACGGGTTCCTCTACCTGCGCGGTCGGGCGGACGACATCATCGTGCGTGGTGGCGAGAACATCTCGCCCGAGGAGGTCGAGGACGTGCTGACCAGCCACCCCCGTGTGCGGGCAGCGGCGGTTGTCGGCGTACCGGACGTGGAGTGGGGCGAGCGCGTCGAGGCTGTGGTCGTGGTCGCTGACGACCTGCCGACCGATGGGGGACCCGCCGGCCAGGAGCTCACCGACGAGCTCGCGGGCTGGGTGCGTGAACGGCTCCGGTCCACCAGGGTGCCCGCGGCCTTCCACCTGTGGGGCGAGCTCCCCTTCAACGAGACCGGCAAACTCCTGCGTCGCTCCGTGCGTGCGGACCTGTCAGCGCGGGCGGACATCGCATGA
- the ppsA gene encoding phosphoenolpyruvate synthase, whose protein sequence is MSESPNVRPFAELGLGDLEQVGGKNSSLGEMVSNLASLGVNVPDGFATTADAFRRFIGDTGLAEEISSALRDLDTDDTQRLAEVGRSLREAVASRPFPADLEADIRSAYDVLVDGRDDVSFAVRSSATAEDLPDASFAGQQETFLNIVGIEGVLQAIREVFASLYNDRAIAYRVHHDFDHDSVALSAGVQQMVRSDIGASGVMFTMDTESGFNDAVFVTSSYGLGEAVVQGAVNPDEFYVYKPALRAGRPAVLKRGVGSKATKMVYTDDPTVGRTTEFVDTDPAEQGLLSLSDAEVEELARHALTIEEHYGRPMDIEWGKDGLDSKLYILQARPETVMSRAGVQQRFRMDARGGTVVIDGRAIGQKIGAGAVRVMTSIDQMHEFVQGEVLVADMTDPDWEPIMKRASAIVTNRGGRTCHAAIIARELGIPAVVGTGQGTRELTDGREVTVSCAEGDTGLVYDGLLDFSIEETELSSMPEIPTKIMMNIGTPEQAFAFAQLPNAGVGLARLEFIINRQIGIHPKALLAHESLEEPLRSQIAEAVQAYPSPRDFFVQRVAEGVSILAAAFAPEPVIVRMSDFKSNEYANLVGGELYEPHEENPMLGYRGASRYLSDDFAECFAMEAEALKFVRDEMGLTNVKIMIPFVRTVAEAEGVIALLGEHGLVRGENGLQVVMMCEVPSNAILAEQFLQHFDGFSIGSNDMTQLTLGLDRDSSLVAGSFDERDPAVLFMLERAIKACRDAGKYVGICGQGPSDHPDLAEWLLKQGIESMSLNPDTVVDTWLALSKVQLD, encoded by the coding sequence ATGAGCGAGTCCCCCAACGTCCGTCCCTTCGCCGAACTCGGCCTGGGCGACCTCGAGCAGGTCGGCGGCAAGAACTCGTCCCTCGGCGAGATGGTGAGCAACCTGGCCTCGCTGGGCGTCAACGTTCCCGACGGCTTCGCCACCACCGCCGACGCGTTCCGTCGCTTCATCGGCGACACCGGCCTGGCCGAGGAGATCTCCTCGGCCCTGCGTGACCTCGACACCGACGACACCCAGCGCCTCGCCGAGGTCGGTCGATCACTGCGTGAGGCGGTCGCCAGCCGGCCGTTCCCGGCAGACCTCGAGGCAGACATCCGCTCGGCGTACGACGTCCTGGTCGACGGGCGTGACGACGTCTCGTTCGCGGTCCGCTCGAGTGCGACCGCCGAGGACCTCCCCGACGCCTCCTTCGCCGGCCAGCAGGAGACCTTCCTCAACATCGTGGGCATCGAGGGCGTGCTGCAGGCGATCCGTGAGGTCTTCGCCTCGCTCTACAACGACCGGGCGATCGCCTATCGCGTGCACCACGACTTCGACCACGACAGTGTGGCGCTCTCGGCCGGCGTCCAGCAGATGGTGCGCTCGGACATCGGCGCCTCGGGCGTGATGTTCACGATGGACACCGAGTCCGGCTTCAACGACGCGGTCTTCGTGACGTCGTCCTACGGCTTGGGCGAGGCGGTCGTGCAGGGCGCGGTCAACCCCGACGAGTTCTACGTCTACAAGCCGGCCCTGCGTGCCGGCCGTCCCGCGGTGCTCAAGCGTGGCGTCGGCTCGAAGGCCACGAAGATGGTCTACACCGACGACCCCACGGTCGGGCGCACCACCGAGTTCGTCGACACCGACCCTGCCGAGCAGGGCCTGCTCAGCCTGAGCGACGCCGAGGTGGAGGAGCTGGCGCGGCACGCGCTGACCATCGAGGAGCACTACGGCCGGCCGATGGACATCGAGTGGGGCAAGGACGGGCTCGACTCCAAGCTCTACATCCTGCAGGCCCGGCCGGAGACGGTGATGTCGCGAGCCGGCGTACAGCAGCGCTTCCGGATGGACGCCCGCGGTGGCACGGTCGTGATCGACGGCCGCGCGATCGGCCAGAAGATCGGCGCGGGCGCGGTGCGGGTGATGACCTCCATCGACCAGATGCACGAGTTCGTCCAGGGTGAGGTGCTCGTCGCCGACATGACCGACCCCGACTGGGAGCCGATCATGAAGCGGGCCTCGGCGATCGTCACCAACCGTGGTGGACGCACCTGCCACGCGGCGATCATCGCCCGTGAGCTCGGCATCCCTGCCGTGGTCGGCACCGGACAGGGCACCCGGGAGCTGACCGATGGACGCGAGGTCACCGTCTCCTGCGCCGAGGGCGACACCGGCCTGGTCTATGACGGCCTGCTCGACTTCAGCATCGAGGAGACCGAGCTGTCCTCGATGCCGGAGATCCCCACCAAGATCATGATGAACATCGGAACCCCCGAGCAGGCCTTCGCCTTCGCCCAGCTGCCGAACGCCGGCGTCGGCCTGGCTCGCCTCGAGTTCATCATCAACCGCCAGATCGGCATCCACCCCAAGGCCCTGCTCGCCCATGAGTCCTTGGAGGAGCCCTTGCGCTCCCAGATCGCCGAGGCGGTCCAGGCCTATCCCAGCCCCCGCGACTTCTTCGTCCAGCGCGTCGCCGAGGGGGTCTCGATCCTGGCCGCGGCCTTCGCGCCGGAGCCGGTGATCGTGCGGATGAGCGACTTCAAGTCCAACGAATATGCCAACCTCGTCGGCGGTGAGCTCTATGAGCCCCACGAGGAGAACCCGATGCTCGGCTATCGCGGGGCCTCGCGCTATCTGTCCGATGACTTCGCGGAGTGCTTCGCGATGGAGGCCGAGGCGCTGAAGTTCGTCCGCGACGAGATGGGCCTGACCAACGTCAAGATCATGATCCCGTTCGTCCGGACCGTGGCCGAGGCCGAGGGCGTCATCGCCCTGCTCGGCGAGCACGGCCTGGTCCGCGGGGAGAACGGCCTGCAGGTCGTGATGATGTGCGAGGTCCCGTCCAACGCGATCCTCGCCGAGCAGTTCCTCCAGCACTTCGACGGCTTCTCGATCGGCTCCAACGACATGACCCAGCTGACCCTCGGCCTCGACCGCGACTCCTCGCTGGTCGCCGGCTCCTTCGACGAGCGCGACCCGGCGGTGTTGTTCATGCTCGAGCGCGCGATCAAGGCGTGCCGGGACGCCGGGAAGTACGTCGGCATCTGTGGCCAGGGCCCCAGCGACCATCCCGATCTCGCCGAGTGGCTTCTCAAGCAGGGCATCGAGTCGATGTCGCTCAACCCGGACACCGTCGTCGACACCTGGCTGGCGCTGTCCAAGGTGCAGCTCGACTGA